TTAGTTATACTACTAACAGCACCACTAATATAATTAGTAGATGTAGTGTAagcataatttatattggTCACGGCGCTATTGTAAGTATCTTTTACAGCGGTCACAACGctattatatgcattacTGATTTTATCACTGGCGCTCGTTAAAATGCTCTCTTgagttttatatatttcggAAGCACTAGGTAAATAATTTAGGGGGTTGAAGCGACTTCCCCAATTTATTGACCAATATCCATTGGACGCTCCTGATGAATGCGTTGGAGCCTGATCCCATGGTTCTTTTGCCCCACTACCTGATCCACCTCCTAGACTTCCAGGACTATTACTTGACCCACTACCTGGTCCACCTTCTGAACTTCCGTTTTCGCTATTTGAATTTCCTTTACTATTTTCTGAATCCTTTTGTTTACTTTTAGAATCTTCTGATCCATTTTGACGGCTTAATTCTCCTGTTTTACCTTTTTGTAATTCATTTGTGTTTTGTGATGATGTTAGAGGTTGCGGCAGCGGCAGTGATGGTGGTtgttccattttttttgatgaGCCAGGTTTTTTAGCTTTTTGGGgtttacatttttcatCACTGAAGTCAAATTCTTTAAATTCTCCCACAAAATATGAATCGGTATTTTCTATCGTAAGTGTTTGAAGATGCCCTGCTAAATctggatatttttttttaatttcgtCATGAACAGAGCTTTTAAAATCctcatatgttttttttaaattatccaATAAATGAAGATATGAATTACATTTAGGAACACTATTATAAAGGGATGAATATTGATTATAACATTCGGTAGAATTAGTAATAAATTTCTCAACATCATCTTTGTttgatttataatatacaattgctttacatatatcattaagtaacttataaaattgtttcaTATACATAAGATTAACTTCTTTCAAGCCCATTTTAATATCTAAAAGGCTccaataattataattcacaatattattctttaaatatttttcataagcCTCATTTAAAGTAATTTCGTTGATTTGGGATTCGCCTTTGTCATTGGCTAtcttaaataatttatcgCTTAGCCacatcataaaatattcataatacTCCTCTTTTATTTCTGTTCCTAAttgattaaataaataatcgCTCAAACCATCAAGTTGCATATTTGTTtcacatttattattaggaCAATATTTACTAAATTTTGGATCTTTGGTAATTTCCTCCAACATCGTAATGCCATAATTTTCACCATTAATAATCTTATCACCTTCAATAAATTTCTCACActaagaaaatatttataaaaattaataaaaatatgcattgATGCAAAATTgattgaaataaaatttaacatGATTTGTAGACAAATCAAACACAATAAAATTAAGGACagatatgttttattttaaaataaagttaTTTACTAGTTTTTTGGTCTCCATTGTAATggatttttgtttttaatttgtagATTGATAtcatattgtttttatataaaatatttgtacTGCAAGAAAATAAGTTAAACATTGGCTCGatacttatatataaaatgggCAGTAATTAAATGCACTATTAGTATTATTCTCAAtaacaatattaattttaaatcaatatacaataatataatgaaataaaaattatattagcTTTTATTGCATTTTAGATAACCATCCTTATTTTTTGACTTGTttgaaacatttttatcgtATGCGAAGTATCGCTACTCTTAATAATATTGGAATAGCTTCattgtataattttgtgtAACTTTTCATGagtttaaataaaacatattttctaATCATTATACGCTTTTATATAGAGAATTATGTATTCTCTAGATTTATAGTAAAGAAAtcacaaatttatattattataaatatataaagaattagaaatatattattagtaCAACggttaaaaatgtatttgtatctcattatttgaattccatttattaatatacgTTATTATTAAACGTGAAATAttacacattttatattatttctaataaatataaaacacaaTTTgtgtttaaatttaatattttcctttttctaaataaatgacatataatatgtttatttatcttaattaatatatataaattaataattcattttagAGCATGTAATAACTTTGCCTATGTGCTAAcatttcttatatataaatataattaatgaatAGTTTTGAGTGTATATCTtatctaattttttaaattaaaaacacataatatacaaattaagTTAATTGAGCTATTACaattaaaatgaatatgaatataaattagttTTGGGGTAATAgttagtatatataaaaggtatattattttttctattcttattatcttttaatatataattaattataaaagatattttaaacaataaagaaaataaatataatttaatatattatcctttaatttaaaagtCCTATTAATACTTGGGTttgaataattaattaatttgagAAGCAGTATAATATGAGTTACCATTTTAAGTACAcatttatgtttatatcctaagcatatattatatatttataataaaacgttattatatttagatataaaaaactatatatttagGGAAAATTgtagaattattattagaataaataatatatagctTAGTAgtgttaatattaatattatcacATTAAATGGACgcttaaataaaaattatactaattaatttttcgtGGCATATTCATTTTCAGTCTTTTCATAAGctacataatatttatccATGTATCcgaatcaaataaaataatagatTTATTCGCATTTAATATGTTTACCTATTGTTACCATATTTTCTGGTGTTATTTCACT
This genomic stretch from Plasmodium vinckei vinckei genome assembly, chromosome: PVVCY_02 harbors:
- a CDS encoding PIR protein CIR protein, which translates into the protein METKKLCEKFIEGDKIINGENYGITMLEEITKDPKFSKYCPNNKCETNMQLDGLSDYLFNQLGTEIKEEYYEYFMMWLSDKLFKIANDKGESQINEITLNEAYEKYLKNNIVNYNYWSLLDIKMGLKEVNLMYMKQFYKLLNDICKAIVYYKSNKDDVEKFITNSTECYNQYSSLYNSVPKCNSYLHLLDNLKKTYEDFKSSVHDEIKKKYPDLAGHLQTLTIENTDSYFVGEFKEFDFSDEKCKPQKAKKPGSSKKMEQPPSLPLPQPLTSSQNTNELQKGKTGELSRQNGSEDSKSKQKDSENSKGNSNSENGSSEGGPGSGSSNSPGSLGGGSGSGAKEPWDQAPTHSSGASNGYWSINWGSRFNPLNYLPSASEIYKTQESILTSASDKISNAYNSVVTAVKDTYNSAVTNINYAYTTSTNYISGAVSSITNQLSSLGTFTSGDNQSGSGSSGNGSSTGDNALKTPQIQKPDPNSQSPPSQTLSDPQKSPDLPDHQNPSLSQPQDTPQTPSPSQPHSNQTQDKLQNTVKNDGSNTLQQPDSNTGTRGVQTMTNTKDTLPSSSTGLSNTGNGSTNGNVVKMNEKTSIWRIAQNKKYGVLGIGVISISIFAFLAIMYKYLSLGWTNKSKRKKNIKKVINSIGGKRPIQIIIKSYDRNKDLKPIINSVGKKKDPLLNIYKLMQADPVPFINLFFLLIFFVYKRKENFLEL